The following proteins are encoded in a genomic region of Necator americanus strain Aroian chromosome II, whole genome shotgun sequence:
- a CDS encoding hypothetical protein (NECATOR_CHRII.G6107.T1), translating to MPLCLTFIDLKKVFDSVETEAVVKALDNQGVPTQYIKILRELYSNFTTGISPFYKNIIIDVKRGVRQGDTISPKIFTATLENAMRKLEWDDMGVKVDGRQLHYMRFADDIVLITPSISRNEC from the coding sequence atgccgctctgtctcaccttcattgaCTTAAAGAAGgtcttcgactcagttgaaacggaagcggtcgtgaaagccttggacaaccaaggcgtccctactcagtacataaagatacttcgagagttgtacagtaacttcacgaccggaatttcgccattctacaagaacatcatcattgacgtgaagaggggggtccgacagggtgatacaatttcacccaaaatattcacagccaccctcgagaacgcaatgcgaaagttggaatgggacgacatgggagtgaaggttgatggtcggcagctacactatatgcgctttgctgatgacatcgtactgataacacctagcatcagccggaacgaatgctga
- a CDS encoding hypothetical protein (NECATOR_CHRII.G6105.T1) — MAICTYNARTLASEAAIEDLIMQAKKIKYDVIGLTETRRRHPLNAVYETGEELFLGTCDSRGVGGVGVFVNTSMAKNIDSFEQLTTRIGRLRMRRCGPTPALTIFVAYAPTSSYEEVEVEAF, encoded by the coding sequence atggcgatctgtacttataacgcacgtacgcttgcatcggaagcggccatcgaagatctgataatgcaagccaagaagatcaagtacgacgtcatcggactgaccgagacgagacgacgtcaccctctcaacgccgtatatgagactggagaagaactgtttttaggaacatgcgacagtagaggtgttggtggagttggcgtcttcgtcaacacgagtatggcaaagaacatcgactctttcgaacaacttacgacccgaatcggacgtctgcggatgagaagatgtggtccaacaccagctttgactatcttcgtcgcttacgctccaacatcaagctacgaagaagtagaagtcgaagctttctaa
- a CDS encoding hypothetical protein (NECATOR_CHRII.G6106.T1) codes for MKAESFKTIKRRLSLQTLELIRQRGAARAAGNKELTSELARLCREAIKEDLKERRAEVLAEAAEEGKSIRYARRDFASRKTRMTALRNPKGTAITSRRGMEKIIYDFYSDLFDSHVHLPPHHLREDGQVILEVLPSEIRHAIMSVRNRTAPGPDRIRPEHLKSLPPGLINTLARLFTRYLSECQVPKQWKTSKTVLLYKIGRST; via the coding sequence atgaaggctgagagttttaaaactatcaagagacgcctgtctcttcaaactcttgagctgatacgccagcgtggagcagcacgagccgcagggaacaaagaactcacgtccgagctcgcaaggctttgcagagaggcgataaaggaagaccttaaagagagaagagcagaagtgttggctgaagctgcagaggaggggaaaagcatccgctatgcccgtcgagacttcgccagtcgcaagacgaggatgactgctctccggaacccaaagggaacagccattacatcgagaagggggatggagaaaatcatctacgacttctactctgatctcttcgacagccatgtccacttgcctcctcaccacctgagggaagatggacaagtcattctagaggttctcccgtccgaaatacgacatgctatcatgtcggtaagaaatcgtacggcacccggtcccgacagaataagaccagaacacctgaagagccttccgccaggactcatcaacaccctggcgaggctctttacacgttatctgtcggaatgccaggttcctaaacagtggaagaccagcaagaccgtgttgttgtataaaatagggagatccacatga
- a CDS encoding hypothetical protein (NECATOR_CHRII.G6108.T1) translates to MGLGCPIHAERNEHIRMHQLRLSGPGTEHDERPDPRAGQEETSGLGSVQEHRGCSEEDQEHPAPCSPLQQTVLPALTYASETWAFRKQEENAVSVIERAIERVMLGVSRFTQVRDGIRSSLLRQRSKIRDAAAFAKESKIRWAGHVMRFNDNRCTRAVSDWVPRHIKRTTGRPPTRWSDFFTKSFKEKYDALRVPRERRNYWATLAHNQVKWKNYWRPLD, encoded by the coding sequence atgggtctcggatgccccattcacgctgaacggaacgaacatatccgaatgcaccagctacgtttatctggtccgggaactgaacatgatgaacgacctgacccccgagctgggcaggaggagacgagcggcttggggagcgtacaagagcatcgaggatgtagtgaagaagaccaggaacacccggctccgtgctcacctcttcaacaaaccgtacttcctgctttgacctatgcttcggaaacctgggcatttcgcaagcaggaagaaaacgcggtgagcgtcattgaacgcgcaattgagagagtgatgctaggagtatcccgtttcacgcaagtgagggacgggattcgaagttctctcctacgtcagcgatcgaagattagagacgccgccgcgtttgccaaggaaagtaagataaggtgggccggacacgtgatgcgctttaacgacaaccgttgcaccagagccgtgagcgactgggttccccgccatattaagcgcactacaggaagaccgccgacccgatggtcagatttcttcacgaagtccttcaaagaaaaatatgatgctcttcgtgttccacgcgaaaggaggaactactgggctactctggcacacAATCAGgtcaaatggaagaattactggcgcccgctcgactag
- a CDS encoding hypothetical protein (NECATOR_CHRII.G6108.T2), giving the protein MHRCSAESTKDDVHAERMGLGCPIHAERNEHIRMHQLRLSGPGTEHDERPDPRAGQEETSGLGSVQEHRGCSEEDQEHPAPCSPLQQTVLPALTYASETWAFRKQEENAVSVIERAIERVMLGVSRFTQVRDGIRSSLLRQRSKIRDAAAFAKESKIRWAGHVMRFNDNRCTRAVSDWVPRHIKRTTGRPPTRWSDFFTKSFKEKYDALRVPRERRNYWATLAHNQVKWKNYWRPLD; this is encoded by the coding sequence atgcatcggtgttcagctgaatctacaaaagacgatgttcatgcggaacggatgggtctcggatgccccattcacgctgaacggaacgaacatatccgaatgcaccagctacgtttatctggtccgggaactgaacatgatgaacgacctgacccccgagctgggcaggaggagacgagcggcttggggagcgtacaagagcatcgaggatgtagtgaagaagaccaggaacacccggctccgtgctcacctcttcaacaaaccgtacttcctgctttgacctatgcttcggaaacctgggcatttcgcaagcaggaagaaaacgcggtgagcgtcattgaacgcgcaattgagagagtgatgctaggagtatcccgtttcacgcaagtgagggacgggattcgaagttctctcctacgtcagcgatcgaagattagagacgccgccgcgtttgccaaggaaagtaagataaggtgggccggacacgtgatgcgctttaacgacaaccgttgcaccagagccgtgagcgactgggttccccgccatattaagcgcactacaggaagaccgccgacccgatggtcagatttcttcacgaagtccttcaaagaaaaatatgatgctcttcgtgttccacgcgaaaggaggaactactgggctactctggcacacAATCAGgtcaaatggaagaattactggcgcccgctcgactag